The nucleotide window ATGCCTACTTGGCAATGGCTGCCTACTGCACAGACGAGGCATACGATGGTTTTGCAAACTTCTTTTTAGTACAAGCGGAGGAAGAGCGCTATCACGCAATGAAATTCTACACATTTTTAAGCGATATGGGCTACCGTGCAACAATCGATGGCTTTGAGCACCCACACAATGACTTCGCATCAGTGCGCGATGCTTTCGAAAAGGCATTAGGTCATGAAAAGGAAGTAACACGTCGCATTTACAATTTAATGGACATCGCATTGGATGAGCGCGAGCATGCAACAACAGCCTTCTTAAAATGGTTCATCGATGAGCAAGTAGAGGAAGAAGCAACATTCGATACACTTATCGCCAAGCTGCGCCGCATCGAGGACGACTCTAATGCGATTTTCATGCTAGATGCTGAATTAGCAAGCCGTACATTTACACCAGAAGACTAAACAAAAAAGGCGTTTTCGATTGTCGAAAACGCTTTTCTCTTCCTAACGAATTGGTATTTCCAGCTCTGCGCTTCCGTTTAAATAAAGCGGATAGTGCTGAATATACATTTTAACAGGGTTGGCAAAGCCTTTGTTAAATAGATAGGAGCTTTCACTTTTCTTGCTGTCATCGATTAAAGAAGAGCTTTGTGTCGAATACCACTCTTCTCCGTTCGCATCAATTAATGTCGAGAATAGTGGCTTGCCATGCCCTGCCTTCTCTAGCGGATGAATGGCATCAATCGATATTTCGCTCGCAATATTCAGCTCGACCTGCAATTCCTCTGGCATATAGAGCACTTGCTTTTGACTAAAATCAACCTCGATATAATCCTTGCCCTTTTCGAGCGCTGTGACATTTTCAACAATTAAAGTTAATGATTTTGGCTCACGGAAATAATTGCTTTGCATAAAGCGTGTAAACATCCCACTGCTAATGCCGCCATAGCCAGTCGTCCCATTTCTCGTTGTCTCCCATTCCTCTCCCACCTCATCAACTAGGCGCAAATCAAAATCTAAAATGCGCTTGGTATTTGTTTCAGGAATGGTAAAGCTCACTTCCACACGCAACGGCGAGATTTCTATGCTATTGACGTAAATTTCCTGTCCATCAATGAACAGCTGCTCATTTAACGGATAGTGCTTGCTCTGTGCTACTGACTTTGACAGTGTGAAAGGCAATGTAAAGGTCGTTTCGAGCTGATCATTTAATTGCACAAAAAGCTCAAAATCATTGCCATTTAGCACCGTATTTTCGACAAAAATAACATCTAATGTGCTTTCCATTATTGACTTATCCTCTGCCCCATCAAAATACATCGTCACACCAGCAGGCAATGCCTCTCCATTTTGCAACAATTTCACCTCTGAAAAATTAACAGGCTGCTGCATCACTTCCCCATTGTCAAAGCGATAAGCAATAAGAAGACCGCTTTCATCTGCGACAACGCTTGTAATCATCAATTTTTTCCCATTGCTTTCCGCCTCAACTACGATATCCTCTGCGTACTCATGCGCTAAAATATCCTCTATCCCTTTATCATATGTAATCATTTGGACAAAGGGTGCAAGCAATGGAATCTTTGCCGCAGCGGTAGCGATTTGTGGTGAAAGGCGGATGCTTGCTGTCAATACGAAGAAAAATAAGGCAGCGACTAGCATCAGCTGCAACGTGCGCCTATTTTTTCGTCGTCTTTTAAGTGCTGATAGCCGCGCTTGCTGCAAAGCGGCTTTTGGCACTTTTATTTGTTCCAGTTTTTCTAGTAGCTCCTTGTTCATCCTCTCTCCTCCTTCCAAAAGCTACGCAGCTTTTTCAGCGTCGTATGTATTCTTGATTTCACAGTGCCCTCAGGAATGTTTTGCCGCACAGCAATATCTTGATTTTTTAAATCCTCTACATATTTTAAATAAATTAGCTCCTGCTCAGCTGGTGACAGCTTTGCAAGCAGCTCAGTCAGCTCCACCGTTTGCGCGTCATAGCTAACGGGCTCCTGCACCGTATCCAATGTGACAGTTGCTTGCCTCTTATTCTTCATATCTAAGCAAATATTGATTAATACACGCACAAGCCATGTGCTCATATATGCTGGCTCACGCACTTTATGCCGATGCTTTAATGCGCGATAAACAAGCTCCTGATAGGCATCCAGTGCATCCTGTTCATGACGCATATAGGCATAGGCAATTTTATAAAAGCGCTCCTCCTGCGCTTCTAATAATTGAAGCAAGCTTTCTTCATCCATCGATTGCACCCCCTTATGTATTAGACTGTTCTACCTTATAAATCGTTCAGAAATTTTTTCAGAGAACGAATGTTTGCGTTTATGATAATAATTTGCTATAATAACTATGTACTGAGTCACCCTTTCAAGTAAAGGATTTAAGGAGCCATCCAGAAAGTGAACTTTCCGGATGGCTCCGCTTTTTTACATAGTCAATTTTTGATTAAAATTGTCACCATCCTCGTCGCAAAGGGTGCGTCCCAAAATGACTTTTCGGACGCACCCCTTTTTTGTTTACTTTTTTCCACTTCAATCGTTATATAGGCAGGAGGGGCGATATGGATGAATTATATAACAGACAGCTACAGGAAAAACTGCTTGCCATTTATAAAACACTGTTAACAATGGGTGCTAATAAAGAGGACGCAGAGGATGTCGTGCAGGAAACAGCCATTCAATTTATTCAATACATCGATGGTATTTCCCCAAATGAAGCAAGCGCTTGGCTCTATAAAGTAGCGATACATAAATATTACGATTTACTGAAAAAGTCACGG belongs to Lysinibacillus louembei and includes:
- a CDS encoding ferritin, with translation MLSEKLHKALNDQMNYEFFSAHAYLAMAAYCTDEAYDGFANFFLVQAEEERYHAMKFYTFLSDMGYRATIDGFEHPHNDFASVRDAFEKALGHEKEVTRRIYNLMDIALDEREHATTAFLKWFIDEQVEEEATFDTLIAKLRRIEDDSNAIFMLDAELASRTFTPED
- a CDS encoding DUF4179 domain-containing protein, which gives rise to MNKELLEKLEQIKVPKAALQQARLSALKRRRKNRRTLQLMLVAALFFFVLTASIRLSPQIATAAAKIPLLAPFVQMITYDKGIEDILAHEYAEDIVVEAESNGKKLMITSVVADESGLLIAYRFDNGEVMQQPVNFSEVKLLQNGEALPAGVTMYFDGAEDKSIMESTLDVIFVENTVLNGNDFELFVQLNDQLETTFTLPFTLSKSVAQSKHYPLNEQLFIDGQEIYVNSIEISPLRVEVSFTIPETNTKRILDFDLRLVDEVGEEWETTRNGTTGYGGISSGMFTRFMQSNYFREPKSLTLIVENVTALEKGKDYIEVDFSQKQVLYMPEELQVELNIASEISIDAIHPLEKAGHGKPLFSTLIDANGEEWYSTQSSSLIDDSKKSESSYLFNKGFANPVKMYIQHYPLYLNGSAELEIPIR
- a CDS encoding sigma-70 family RNA polymerase sigma factor; the encoded protein is MDEESLLQLLEAQEERFYKIAYAYMRHEQDALDAYQELVYRALKHRHKVREPAYMSTWLVRVLINICLDMKNKRQATVTLDTVQEPVSYDAQTVELTELLAKLSPAEQELIYLKYVEDLKNQDIAVRQNIPEGTVKSRIHTTLKKLRSFWKEERG